The following are from one region of the Salvelinus fontinalis isolate EN_2023a chromosome 5, ASM2944872v1, whole genome shotgun sequence genome:
- the LOC129854987 gene encoding calcitonin gene-related peptide-like isoform X2 yields MVMLKISAFLVAYALVICQMYSSQAAPARTGIESMTDQVTLTDYEARRLLNAIVKEFVQMTTEELQQQVNEGNSSITAQKRACNTATCVTHRLADFLSRSGGMGNSNFVPTNVGSKAFGRRRRNTQM; encoded by the exons ATGGTTATGTTGAAGATCTCTGCTTTCCTTGTTGCCTATGCCCTGGTCATTTGCCAGATGTACAGCTCACAAGCAGCCCCTGCCAG AACGGGCATAGAGTCCATGACAGACCAAGTCACGCTCACGGACTACGAGGCACGGAGGTTACTCAACGCCATAGTCAAGGAGTTTGTGCAGATGACAACTGAAGAGCTGCAGCAGCAAGTGAATGAAGGCAATAG CAGCATTACAGCACAGAAGCGAGCCTGCAACACGGCCACCTGTGTGACTCACCGCCTAGCAGATTTTCTGAGCCGGTCGGGGGGCATGGGCAACAGTAACTTTGTCCCCACTAACGTAGGCTCTAAGGCTTTTGGCCGGCGGAGGAGAAACACACAGATGTGA
- the LOC129854987 gene encoding calcitonin-1-like isoform X1: MVMLKISAFLVAYALVICQMYSSQAAPARTGIESMTDQVTLTDYEARRLLNAIVKEFVQMTTEELQQQVNEGNSIERPLTKRCSNLSTCMLGKLSQDLHKLQTFPRTDVGAGTPGKKRSAPESERYASYGETLDSI; this comes from the exons ATGGTTATGTTGAAGATCTCTGCTTTCCTTGTTGCCTATGCCCTGGTCATTTGCCAGATGTACAGCTCACAAGCAGCCCCTGCCAG AACGGGCATAGAGTCCATGACAGACCAAGTCACGCTCACGGACTACGAGGCACGGAGGTTACTCAACGCCATAGTCAAGGAGTTTGTGCAGATGACAACTGAAGAGCTGCAGCAGCAAGTGAATGAAGGCAATAG CATTGAAAGACCCCTAACCAAGCGCTGCTCCAACCTCAGCACCTGCATGCTGGGCAAACTGTCCCAGGACCTGCACAAATTACAAACGTTCCCCCGCACAGACGTGGGCGCGGGCACGCCTGGCAAGAAACGCAGCGCGCCCGAGAGCGAACGCTATGCAAGCTACGGAGAGACACTTGACAGCATCTAA
- the LOC129854987 gene encoding calcitonin gene-related peptide-like isoform X3, with translation MVMLKISAFLVAYALVICQMYSSQAAPARTGIESMTDQVTLTDYEARRLLNAIVKEFVQMTTEELQQQVNEGNSITAQKRACNTATCVTHRLADFLSRSGGMGNSNFVPTNVGSKAFGRRRRNTQM, from the exons ATGGTTATGTTGAAGATCTCTGCTTTCCTTGTTGCCTATGCCCTGGTCATTTGCCAGATGTACAGCTCACAAGCAGCCCCTGCCAG AACGGGCATAGAGTCCATGACAGACCAAGTCACGCTCACGGACTACGAGGCACGGAGGTTACTCAACGCCATAGTCAAGGAGTTTGTGCAGATGACAACTGAAGAGCTGCAGCAGCAAGTGAATGAAGGCAATAG CATTACAGCACAGAAGCGAGCCTGCAACACGGCCACCTGTGTGACTCACCGCCTAGCAGATTTTCTGAGCCGGTCGGGGGGCATGGGCAACAGTAACTTTGTCCCCACTAACGTAGGCTCTAAGGCTTTTGGCCGGCGGAGGAGAAACACACAGATGTGA